The genomic interval TCAgtaccttcctctctccctttctccctctgccCCACTTCTTCCCATTCACTGCCCCATTTCCCAGGCCTTTGGCAGCCATGACAAAGATCCAGCAATTCCAGTTACTCCTGATCCTGGCGGTGCAGGTGCTGGTCCTCGTCTGCTTCTTCATGGACTTCAGAGGGAGGAAGGAGCTCTATCTGGAAGATGAGCAGCCCTCAAAGGTCCACGTTCTGATCCTATCTTCCTGGCGGTCGGGCTCCTCCTTCGTGGGGCAGCTCTTCAGCCAACACCCGGATGTCTTCTACCTGATGGAGCCAGCCTGGCATGTTTGGGCCACCATGCACCAGAACAGCGTCAAGGTCCTGCACATGGCGGTGAGGGATCTCATCCGCTCCATCTTCAAGTGCGACATGTCCGTCTTCGATGCCTACATGCCCGAGAAGAGGAACAAGTCTGCGCTCTTCAAGTGGGAAACCAGCCGGGCCCTTTGCTCCCAGCCGGCCTGCAGCGCCTTCCCACGTGGAGACATTGTCCCCAAGCAGGCTTGCCAGGCCCTCTGCGGCCGGTACCCCTTCTCCACGGTTGAGGAGGCCTGCCAGATTTACAGCCACGTTGCCTTGAAGGAGGTGCGCATCATGGACCTGCGTTCCCTCCTCCCACTCCTCACCGACCCTTCCCTCAACCTTAGGATCATCCACTTGGTCCGGGACCCCAGGGCTGTCTTCCACTCCCGAACCCGCGATGGCACAGCCCCCGCTCTCTCCCTGGGCAGCCGGATCGTGTCCAGGGGAAAGGGCCTCCCCAAGGAGCCCGAGTCCCTCACTGTCATGCGGGAGATCTGCCGGAGCCAAGTCGAGATCTCCGAGACCCAGCGTGCCTTCCCCTCCACCCTCCAGGGCCGCTATCACTTGGTCCGCTATGAGGACATTGCCCGGGACCCGCTGGCCAAAGCTGCTGAGCTCTACACATTTGTGGGGCTGGACTTCCCCCCCACCCTCCAGCAGTGGGTCCACAATATCACCCACGGCCCGGGTTTGGGCAGGGCGGCCTTTGACACCACCGCCCGGGATGCAGAGGATGTGGCCCAGGCTTGGAGGAATAGTCTGCCTTACACTCAGGTGGCCATGCTGCAGGACATCTGTCAGGATGCCATGCGCCTGCTGGGTTACCAGAGAGTGGCCTCTGTGGAGGAGCAGCAGGACCTGGGGCTGAGCCTCCTGGACACCCCCAAGCCGCAGGGCAAGGAAGCTGCAAAGACAGCCCCCAGCAGCTGAGAAGGGGGCGGCCGGAGGGAGGATGGATGGGTGCAAGGCACTGGCTGGACCTCCACTATGAATTCCGTTTTGTAAGAGGCAGCAAGTGGATCTCAGGCTCTCTGGCTCCACAACAGAGTGTCTGGGATGGCTATGGATTCAATGGGAATGTAGCTCCCTCCTCCCCCTATCGCActctgggtgggtgggggggggaccCTTGTCCAACAGCAGGAGGACTCCTCCTGTCCACCGCGATGTTTGACTCTTCCTGCCAGTGCAAACACTCTCACGTATTTACTCTGAAAGAGGATTTGGAGTGCCTGTGAAAAATCAACAAAGAAACCAGAGGCACTTTAAACCCAACTAGCGTTATTGGGCATTACACCTTGGGCAGCGGTTCATATACAAGACCCAGAGCTTGAATTCGGGTGGCAAAGCTGAGAGAAAGAACACTGCAGGGATGACTGTAAAACAAGAGCCAAAGTGGTGATGCCACAGTGTTTGCTCTAAGAAAAGTGTTCCCATGATGCGAGAAAGGGGTGGAGTGCAGACCAGCAGATGCAGAAAAGgtacacattaatttttttaccaGATttgtaccccgtccttctcaccccaaagggcactCATTGCGGCCTTAGaataggcaacaattcagtgccgtatcaaacaacaaattaaaaaaataaacatatacattaaaagcaattattaaaaccacagaATTAACAGTTCTGCCAACTGAAAGGCTTTAGTACACTTTTAGAATAGCTTTTTTTGCACACACCATCCACAAATCAGTCTGTATGTGTGCCCGTTGTGAACTGGAAAGACCTCTTCAGTATTTGGCTCATATGGAATGGCAAAAAAAATGGGAGAAGAATCAAGCGTATGAAAAAAGAATGGCACTAGAAGCAGCCACCCCTTCTGAGGATTCATAATCTGGATGGTTACGAATATCTTAGCAGGGAAGAGTCAGGGAGGATGAACAGCCAAAAGGAAAATAGGTGTGCAATAAGCCAGTCATGAAAAAGACAAATGGGCCCCTGCAGGATATACGGCTGATGCCTGATCATGCTCACTGGGTCTCCTCATTGTCTTTGAACTCTCCTTCCTGCAATGGATTAATGCCACTtcccctcactcactcaccagccCAGAAAATCCCCCGAACCCGCCTGGAGGACAACAGGATGCTCCACCAATTGAAGCGGGGAGGAGGAAATTTGTTTATTAATGTACAATGGATACAGACAGCTTTATTAAAAGGATTATTTTATTGCAAATAATTCTgaaactctttttttcttttcaagaaagaaatgtttaaagcaaataaatcaGAAAATTAGAAGTTCTCCTGAGCCATTGTGTTTTGCTTACGCTTCCTGCAGAACAGGACAGGATATGGGCAGGGTTTTGACAGGGCGCTCTGCACCAGAAACAGGGGAATGTTTGGAATCTGAAGacagggatggggggggggggggatcctcagTTTGGCTCCCTAAAAGGCCTACCATCAACCAAGAGGCGCCGCTCTTTGGCTCTGTACCTGTTCAAGCCGCTCTCTCTGGTGGCTTGAACAGGGACAAAGCCAGCCAACCAGTTCACCAACGTAAGGAGGCCTCTGTTGTCACCTGAAACTATTGAAAGAGCCATGCAGTTATCACAATTCCTGACCCCCATCCTTCGCCAGGCACACACAGACGCCTGATTGCAAGAATGAAAGGCTTTGTGCATTATTCTGCTTCGGGGCGGCTCAAGTGCCATCATAAACCCTTCTGCTTTGAGAAGCCCACTGGGCTCTTTCGAGTTAATGTTTAATTACAAGGGAAGTCTGGCAAATTCCACAAGGCAGAGAGAGAGGAATGCTGCCGCAGTCAGAGAAGCCTTGTGAAGATGAGCCGCAAACAGGCGGAAGGCAGACAGGGCCTTGCTAGGTCCAGGCAGCAGAGGGAGGCCTTGTGCGATGCCAGAGCACCAGACGCACAAAAGGCAGCCTCAGGAACACTGTCAGTCAATGACAAACTAAGAAACAAAGCTACAGCAGAGGTTACATAGAAGGGTTTCCAAAActtgggttttggacttcaactctcacaattcctaacagcctcaggcagcttcctttcccctctcagctGTTTAAGcagaaaaggagagggaaaaagaaaaggaaagggtctgaggctgttaggaattgtgggagttgaagtccaaaacctggagggagggaccaagttggcccaggcttgaTCTAGAGGCACCTCTTGGAAAGGACAAAGGGACTTGCTGCACAAACGAGGCCAGGAAAAGGACCATAGAAAGGTAGGCTGGTTGCTCTGGGTCCTCCTTCTCCGAGCGAGGGCCCTGTCTGTGGCGCTAGCTCTTCCGGAAAGCTTCCCGCTTGGCCACGTTCTCTGCCCCGAACTTCTGTTCCAGCCTCCGCCGTAGATCCTGCTCCCCCTGCAGCAGGTCCTGATCATCCTGCCGGCTCCACAGGGGGGCTCCATCCGGGCGCCGCCCCGTCCTCAAACAGCAGGCCGCTGCCCCCACCTCCCCGCTGTTCTTCAGCAAGGCCTGTGTCACAGATTCCAGGCCTAGGCCGCACTCCTTCATCAGGTGCCGCATGTCCTCCACCGCCAGAGACACTTGTGAGGTGGCAGGAATCAGAGGGGCACCTCCAGGCAGGACAGAGGGGGACATAGGGGGCTCCTCTTCGTTGTCCTTCTGCTCCTGCGCCACCTTCTCAGATCTAGGGCTGTTCTCCTCGTCTTCCTGGAAAGAAGGAAGTCAAGGCCCCTCTGAATTGCAATATACATAGACTcaaagaataataaagttggaagagaccttgtgggctatccagacatcgtcccccattctgtatctttgaatttcctttttctgcctaagtggagtatcttccatttgtccccgttgaacttcattttgttagttatggccaatcatctctctcatctgctaagatcgttttgaattcggCTCCTGTCTTGTGGAGCATTGGCTCTTCCTCCtcatttggtgtcgtctgcaaacttgatcagcaTGCCTTCTGACCTTTCatctaagttattaataaagacgttgaacagaaccgggcccaggactgaaccctgcttatggcactccactcgtcacttctttctgggatgaagaggaagcattggggagaatcacctgctgagtttgttcacttagccagttacagatccagctaaccatagttttgcctagcccacactGGACTAGTTTgtggggaccttgttgaaggaaggcctcactgaaatccaggtatactacatccacggcgttccctgcatctacttagcttgtaactctatcgcagtgtttctcaacctgggggtcggaacCCCTAGGGGGGTCGCGAGGGGGTGTCAAAggagtcgccaaagaccatcagaaaccaTATATTTTTGATGgtatggcagagaaggctgaatatctcTTCCCGTGTCTTtcctcctttttggaaacagatggcgcATCCTCCCACccaaagcccaatttgcccaattctatcattggtggggttcaaggggctctttgattgtgggtgaactataaatcccagcacctacaactacaactcccaaatgccgaggtctatttcccccaaactcagtgttcacatttgggcatactgagtattcgatccatcattgtttgagtgcacagtgctctctggaggtaggtgaactataactccaaaactcaaggtcaatgcccaacaaACCCATCCACTATTTTCTGTTGGTgatgggagttctatgtgccaagtttggttcaattccatagttggtggagttcagaatgctctttgattgtatttatttatttat from Anolis carolinensis isolate JA03-04 unplaced genomic scaffold, rAnoCar3.1.pri scaffold_9, whole genome shotgun sequence carries:
- the chst4 gene encoding carbohydrate sulfotransferase 4 codes for the protein MTKIQQFQLLLILAVQVLVLVCFFMDFRGRKELYLEDEQPSKVHVLILSSWRSGSSFVGQLFSQHPDVFYLMEPAWHVWATMHQNSVKVLHMAVRDLIRSIFKCDMSVFDAYMPEKRNKSALFKWETSRALCSQPACSAFPRGDIVPKQACQALCGRYPFSTVEEACQIYSHVALKEVRIMDLRSLLPLLTDPSLNLRIIHLVRDPRAVFHSRTRDGTAPALSLGSRIVSRGKGLPKEPESLTVMREICRSQVEISETQRAFPSTLQGRYHLVRYEDIARDPLAKAAELYTFVGLDFPPTLQQWVHNITHGPGLGRAAFDTTARDAEDVAQAWRNSLPYTQVAMLQDICQDAMRLLGYQRVASVEEQQDLGLSLLDTPKPQGKEAAKTAPSS
- the terf2ip gene encoding telomeric repeat-binding factor 2-interacting protein 1 encodes the protein MAGPGVFLQAAQEFESSEEDEENSPRSEKVAQEQKDNEEEPPMSPSVLPGGAPLIPATSQVSLAVEDMRHLMKECGLGLESVTQALLKNSGEVGAAACCLRTGRRPDGAPLWSRQDDQDLLQGEQDLRRRLEQKFGAENVAKREAFRKS